The Glycine soja cultivar W05 chromosome 15, ASM419377v2, whole genome shotgun sequence region AACCAAAACCAAACCCATTTTAAAACCTGGCTTAGACATCAACTGACCATTTTCTGCCACCATAGATTTGCAAAGCTTCTCTCAGGAACAGAAGCCTTCTGCATATATTTACGCCTTTTGGGTGCAAAAATTGGCAAGCACTGTTCCATTAGAGCCATCAACCCAGTTTCAAACCCTGAGTTAATGTCAATAGGTGATGGTGTCCATCTTGGTGATTTCAGCAAGATAATCACCGGTTTCCACTATTCCAATGGATATGCTTGTGGAAAAATAGAGGTTCAGGATAATTCAGTTGTGGGGAGTCAAAGCCTAATCCTCCCAGGTTCTGTTGTAGAAAAGAATGTCATTCTAGGTGCACTTTCAGTTGCTCCAATGAATTCTATCCTCCATGAGGGTAGCGTGTATATTGGCTCTCAAACCCGAGTTGCAACCAGAAACTCTTCATATGATTTAGATGAAAGGATAGAGGAGATGGACATGGAGTACAAAAAAGTAGTTGCAAACATGGCTGCAAATTTAGCTGTCACGACTATTAATGTCAAAGCAAGATACTTCCACCGCATTGGTGTTAGTGGAAAGGGGCACTTGAAAATCTATGACAAACTTGATGATGGCATTCCACTGCACAAGATTTTTCACCCTGGAAAAAGCTACCCTATAATGGTAAGACACAGTAATAGCTTGAGCGCTGATGATGATGCAAGGATTGATGCACGTGGTGCAGCTTTGAGGATTCTTTCTGATGCACCAGATTCTAACCACCATGTTCCCCTCATTGACCTGACACTAAAAACTGGCAACGCATTCTATGCTCGCACTCTTGCTGATTTTGCAACCTGGCTTGTCTGTGGACTTCCAGCGAGGGAGGAACTTGTTAAGCGCACCCCACATGTTCGTGAAGCAGTGTGGAATTCTCTTAGACATGCTAACTCATATGCTGAATTGCACTACTACTCAAACATTTGCAGGCTCATGCGCTTCACTGATGGACAAGAAATGTACGTGAAGTTTAAGCTAAGACCTTTTGACACAAGCATAAGTGAGGACACAGGTAAGGTTGTGCCAACTGGGATTCTTCCACCAGAAACAGGTGCAATTCCTAGGGATGAAAAGGACACACGTCCTTTGCTTTTCCTTGCTAAAGATTTTCAACGTCGCGTGAATTCCCCTGGTGGAGTTCGTTATGTGTTCCAAGTGCAACTTCGAGCCGTGCCAGAAGATGAAGCCGCACGTGACATGGCACTGGACTGCACCAAACCGTGGGATGAAAATGAGTTCCCTTACATTGATGTTGgagagataaacatcaatgaGAATCTCTCTAGGGAAGAATCAGATAGGCTTGAATTTAACCCTTATCTCAAAAGCCATGAGTTGGATGTGATCCCTGCCACTTCCAACACCCAAAGTGCTTCAATTGATCATGGCCGTTCATTGATCTATGAGATTTGCCAGCACGTGCGTAACAGACAGCCACTCCCAGAATCTTGGAGGAACCTCGTAGAGCAGTCAAACGTTAAGGTGGACTTGTCTTGCTGTCCCGTGGCAGCATTATTGCCCAAAAAGGAGACAAAAAAAGTGATGACAACCTTAACCTTGACAAGAACCTGGTACCAGACATTCTCAGCACTTTTCACTCAACCGTTGTTGCAAACTGTTTTGCCTTACACGGTGGTGGGTTTAGCTGTTTTTGCTCCTTTAAACTTTCTTGTTAACATGAAGAACGTTGAGAAAATCCCAGTGCAATGGATGTTTCCTTTGTTTTGGGTTGTCTCAGGTGTCATGGCTGCACTGGCATGTGTGGTGGCCAAATGGATTCTCGTGGGAAGGAAGAAAGACGGTGAAACCGTACCCATATGGAGCAAAAGGGTCGCCATGGATAGCACGTGGCAAGCGATTAGAACATTGGTTGGGGATTACTTCATGGACATGGCAAGTGGGTCGTTTTTGTTTGTGATGTGGATGAAGCTGATGGGTGCAGACATAGACATGGAAGGTGGTGGAGCTTACGTGGACAGCACGGGGGCATTGTTGAACCCCGAAATGGTGAAGATTGAGAGAGGGGGTTGTGTGGGAAGAGAAGCATTGCTATTTGGACACATATATGAAGGTGATGAAGGTGGAATGGTGAAGTTTGGGGGAATCAAAATTGGTGAAGATGGGTTTGTGGGAAGTAGGGCTGTGGTCATGCCTGGTGTGCATGTGGAGAATGAGGCCAATCTTTCTGCTTTGTCTCTCGCCATGAAAGGAGAAATAGTTAGGTCAAGATAAAATATAGATACATAATGATGTTTGTTTCCATTtaccatatatatatttatgtttatcCAATCATATGCAGGTTAGATTAAGGTAATAATCATCTTAAACATTGTAATGATGTGAGATGATCGACCACGTAATAGTGTGAACCAAAAAATTGCACTACTGTGTGGATTAAAATTGTTATGTCTTTCAGGTTTATTCAGTATGACTaaccttaaaatatttatgtgtaTTTAATCTATGCTATACTAAAAACGTCGTGTGTACCTCATTCAATCATACaataaaattgttatatttatgtTCATGAAGCTTTCGCGTTTGGTTTCTGATTGCTCATTGAAATACCaagtttgttgtttgtgttgaaCTGTATTAATTCACTTCTTTGTTGGGAACATTTCTGTGTCTTTAGTAATTCTAAATGCTTAATTAGCTTATGCTTCTGAATACTCATTCAAACACCAAGCTTGTCCTTAGATGGTTTACTAATTCTGAATGCTTTAGATTGTGCTTTAGACCCTTTTATGCTATACTAATTCTGAATGCTTTTAGCTTGTGCCTCTGAAATAGTGAAATGTGTGCATGAATTCAAAAAATGGTGTAAACCCATCAGTCATTTTAATTTACTGGCTAAGAATCTTTGACCGTGTGCTaaatatgaaagaaatgaagaagGTGAACGGAAGCTGCAAATGATGAAgtgaatggagaaggagatgaaggcTAACTATGAAGGAGAGGTTGCATGAAGGAAGAGAATATGGATTTCTAAAACCCCAAATTCCATTACTGGGGAAATATATGTTTCTAGTCATGTTACATGTTAGCAAAACAAATGGAGGATTAACAAAACTTACGCATAGGGAGCTGATAAAGGAtccaattataaaatattatagtttAAGAATCTAATTATACAAATAATGATACAtaaacattatattattttaaatatatcatcAGTATcgattttcaattctttatatctcttgtttcttgtgccatatatttttctctcatgTTTCTTTTACTTACTAAATGTAGAGTAGTATATCTATATAACATTTtcctaattataaatttagtaaTAGTTCAAGAGAGAAGAAACTTACAGATAAAATTTaagtgaagaaaaataatataaaatgaccgaaaaaataaacaatgtaCAGAAAATGACAGTCTATCAATCTAAACGACCACTTGTCTACCTACATCATTTGCtagtatcttctttttttttacagaaaaaactcgctagtattattttttatgagaagCCCGCTGGTagcttacatttttttttgttaattaagtttttaatcctgagggttttaaatttttagttcctaaattattttaaaaaaaaattgttttctaaatttttttttattatatattataaatagttcCTACGGTTAATGATATTTGTTATATTTACTTAAGTAATCACAtaattgatttttcatttttcagccTAGAAGTAACATGTTAATTtctgattttataataaatgattcaatatatttttgtcaaataaaatcaaacaaaaaagactaattacttaattaaaaaataaaatacaatgcacgtgacaattattttaaaagagaattaacCGTACCCTATTTATAATACAAGATCATTTTGGAAGTTCTCATATAacttaacattattttattatattaacttttattaattaatttttttcaatattattgtaatataattattaaaagagaGATAAGATGTGTGgacctataattttttttgtaattttcaaaatatttccaccaatgaaaaattatgtgtttaaaaaagtatatttgaaAGTGTGTTGTTAGTATTTttcaagttataattttttaaatttggggacgaaaattgaaaaaaaaaaaaaaaaggagatctAAATTTTACATCATGAATTCGCTGCAACAAAAATGTTGATTTACAACGATATTTATAGCAGCAGATATAAATTAAgaccaaaattttaatttagctaaatttctattttgtaattaatatttaatattatgtaGTATATTTAAATGTTTGTAATGTTGCtttaaagtaataattaatattatctttaatattttaatcaaatcaattatattttcattaataattaatatgtgaGTGTATCTAGTAATTagtattattgttaaaaaaaaactttaacacTTATTATAGTTTTCTATAAGAAATTTATATCCgatcattaatatttaaaattatataatatagtatatttaaatatttttttaaactaatatgTAATTGATCCAAATATAATTGAGTTCAAATACTTTAAGTAAATTCTTAAATTTGAACACAGTagataaaaaatagattaaaaggaTATAGCCCATAAATATAATCAAtcatatttctttaaatttaatagaaattagttattgataaaattaataaatatttttttttacaattgatgaatactttaaaataattatacagtgacctaaaataatatttctaatgTTGTTTTgttgtaataaataatattgaccTTAATAATTTTGATCATATTGCTATAAATTATATCAACCATTGTATCattcatcatttttcattagataattatattacaaaatttattattgaattaaatgttctttaacatataaattttattttatatttatgataaataacagATTGtggcataaatttatttttaactattgaaaattttttaaaatagtattaaaatttaatttaaaaataaagataaaaaacgaAAGAGATCaagaaaaatatctaaattactCCTGATAATACTCttattcttatttctgaaatccATTCAAAGTAGTTGTTTGAtgtgtatatataaaattttaaacttaaataaaactATCAATTCATATGAGTTAATTCATTAAAGTGTGCCCGTGGATTCagctgaaagaaagaaaatctgaaaatgagaaagacagaaaaataaaagtttgactGATGGAGAGGTGAGGTGCATTGTACATAAAATAGGCCTAACGCAGAGTATCTTTACATTGAAGATTGAATGTCACACtttcaattaatataatattgtcTCCTCTCTCCTCTCACCCCAAAATCTTAGGCTCATCGAATTTCGAACCATCATTTGGTCGCAAAAGCTAAAACCTTCTTTTCCGTTCTTATCATCTTTGCCGAATTCgccaataagaagaaaaaacaaaggagGGCACCCAGAACGAATCGAATCGGAAAGTTTCAAATCTTCgtgatttcattttcaaattgatGGGCGAAATCGAAGAAATTGGAGCTGATGTCTGGTGTGTCTACcatgttttgttattttcagAACTTCAATTTAGTTCCATGTTTTTTCTGTAATATGTTTCGTGATTTTCTCTTGCTAGTCTAttcagattattttttttggtgggtTTATGATTTGTGaatgctattttttatttatttataatagccTTGCTCCTTGAATTTCTATTGGATTTTGTCTATCGTGACTTAGTTTGATTGAGTTTATTGATTTTTGGGATTAATTCTCTAGAAATTTCCTATTGTTTGTGAGTTTTCAATCTGATATTGGGTGTCAAGTTGTTAACTTCTGTGCAATAATTTTACTAAGGAATCTGTCTCTTGGTAAGTGTATGCGAGATCATTGAGCACTTTAATGTTTTGTTATAATGGAAATAATGTCTGGTTTCGGAGGGAAAAGAAACgagaatgaaattttgattAGTGATTATCAATTAGTTAATCCTGGTACAAACAATACAGAAGGTTGCATTTTTTATTGCGATTTGAATATTTCGGTGATCATTTAGGATATTCAAGTTCAGTTTTATGTCTCTGGTGACtcaccataataataataataataactcctCAAAGATTAGGCTAACTTGGTCAAATCTTTTTAAGTTCAAAATTTGTACTTTTTAAACCAATCTAAGAGATTTCGTTGTTTAATTCTCCTGACTAATGGTGACACGTTAAACTGCAGTTCGGATATAGAAGTTGATGATATTAGATGCCCCAATATAGCAGAGAAAGATGTCAGCGATGAAGAGATTGAAGCAGAAGAATTGGAGCGGCGGATGTGGAAGGATCGAATCAAACTCAAAAGGctgaaggaaaaacagaagttAGAAGCGCAGCAAGCTGCAGAAAAGCAAAAGCCAAGGCAGTCCAGTGATCAAGCTCGTAGGAAGAAAATGTCTAGAGCACAAGATGGGATTCTTAAGTATATGCTGAAGCTCATGGAAGTCTGCAAAGCTCGTGGATTTGTGTATGGTATCATTCCTGAGAAGGGAAAGCCAGTTAGTGGTTCCTCTGATAACATTAGAGCATGGTGGAAGGAGAAAGTCAGGTTTGATAAGAATGGTCCTGCAGCCATAGCCAAGTATGAAGCTGACTGTCTTGCTATGAGTGAGGCCGATAACAGCCGAAACGGTAACTCGCAGAGCATCCTCCAAGACCTGCAAGATGCAACGCTTGGATCACTCTTATCTTCTTTGATGCAACATTGTGATCCTCCTCAGAGGAAGTATCCATTGGAAAAGGGTATACCCCCACCTTGGTGGCCAACTGGGAATGAAGATTGGTGGTCACAGTTGAATTTACCTCATGGTCAGAGCCCTCCTTATAAAAAGCCCCATGATTTGAAGAAGATGTGGAAAGTGGGAGTGCTTACTGCTGTTATAAAGCACATGTCACCTAATATTGCGAAGATAAGGAGGCATGTCCGCCAGTCAAAATGCTTGCAGGACAAGATGACAGCAAAGGAAAGTGCAATTTGGTTGGGGGTATTAAGTCGAGAAGAAGCTCTCATTAGGCAGCCTAGTAGTGATAATGGTACATCTGGAATAACTGGAGTGCCACCTGGTGTTCCTGTTGAGAATAAGCAAGCAGCTACTAGTAGTGCTAGCAACTATGATGTTGATGGTACTGATGATGGCATTGGTTCTGTTTCTTCCAAAGAAAATAGGAGAAATCATTTTATGGTTACGGAACCATCAGATAACTTGCGCAGGGGTAGGAAACCTGTCCAAGATACAGATCAATCTGAGAAGCAACCCAGGCCCAAAAAGCCACGAAGGGCCAATGACAAACCACCAGCACAAGCTGACAATGAAATTTTACATGTTGAGCCAAGAAGCAAAGGGATCAATATAAACCAGACAGAAGCACAAGTAGTTGGAGTCCAGATTCATGGAAATGAACAAAGTAATGAGACAGATTCTGCTGCAAGGCCACTGGAAAGAGGACTTGAGGTGCCTGCACAATTACCAGTACCTGAGGTTGATCAGTACTCTTATTTACATACAAACAACTTAGTTTCCTCAGAAAGCATGTATATGAGTGGAAAACCAATGCACTATCCTGAGTTGCAAAACCCTGACATGCATCATGAGACCACTTATAATCTTTATAATCCAGCAGCAGGATATGAGCCTGGTCAGGATGGGCAGCAGCTACATTCTGCAAACAATGAAGCAGTTAGGCTAGAGAATGATGCAGTTTCTTTACAAGGAGTACATATGAAAGGGGATGGAATTAATGGAGGAGACTTGCAATATTTTGGTAAAGATGCATTTCAAAATGAGCTTGATAGACCTATGGATCACTCCTTCTTTGGATCACCCCTTAGCATGTCATTAGATTTTGGAGCACTCGGCAGTCCGTTCCATTTAGATGATTTCGTGTGTGAGGATGAAATGATACAGTACTTTGGAGCATAAATTATTGAAACTGCTAGCTCAGCAGAGATCGTTAgtgctatttttattattattctctcCAATAATGCTGTGAATCATAATATGTGTCTTTATCCATGACTTCTCTATTGGGTTTTGATTTGTCCTTTTCCAGGAACTACAAAAATTCCAGCACCTGTTGCTTATCTGGGTTAAGGTTCCCAGATTGGTGTTAGTGTTTATGGGGTTTGAGATTGAAAGATATAATATTAACAACGTTAACAAGTCATAAGCACAGGACCAGAAGAACTGAAGCATGAATTCCGTTTTATTGATTACCCCATTTCCAtatcaataaatatgttttggggTTGTATGTAAACCTATCAATTGTTGGATTCACAGAACTGCACATATGAATGTTTAGCTAAAATTTTTGGAATAGGGTTGCCTCCaaattcttaataaattatcattgttTCCATGCTCTTTCCTATGCTTTGTGTAGGTTATATAAAGGTGTGCGATCGCATGTGCTTGTTTGCAAGACTGTTTGATACATCCCCCTTTGCCTAGGGAAGGGATCTTTTCCAATGGAAGAAAAAATTGATATgatcaactcattttattcttttaaaaattcattttttttaatcaaaatatgttatattatatGGAAGGGGTAGGATTTCTTACAGTGAATTTGAGGATCTATTCCCGTTCGGCTAATAACGTATGTTGGGTTTTCCAACAAATCAACAACTGTGCACTTGTCCATATTAGGCATTTAAAATATGGCTAGTAAATCACttacattaataaatataaaaaggtcATAGACATAGTGTTAAGTTTCACTTGGGCGTAGTGCTCAACTACGAACCATAGAATCAATAAATGCGCTCTTCGTGTCGAACAACTTAAGGAGTCATTATCATGctgttttattttcatttgttaatAGTGTCATTTTTCATATGACGTTGATGAATTAGAATTCTTcctgttttttgttatttttagatTCTTTCCTTCCCCTACCCTTAATCCCCTAAAAAGAATATTGATTGTTGTTAAGACCTTATTTGAACATGATACGACTATTGAAGGACTATCTTTGGGATCTCCCCGGTATCCTCGGACACATAACATAGGATTTTGGTTTTATTCCCTACCTTAAGAGGAAGACACTCTAGGTTCCCATCTAAATTCTCCAAACTAGGGTAAACCTCTTTTCTTGTTTGAGAAAAGGTACagcaaaaaggataaaatttgAAGTCTATAGCCTCTCTTTTTACGCTCAGAATATAGAACTTAAATTTCTTATGTATACATCTATACTGATTGAACATCATAATACAAATTATGTATCCGTAGCATGTCCAACTTTTTTAAAGCAACAAGCCCATCACGTGCgctatgtttttatttataaaattaaatctttGTTTTTTAACGCAAGAGAACTTTTATtgtattcttttattatatatgcaaaatgatttatcattattttttaattattaatcattttcaaatttttcttttatattaacATTCTTTTACCTCaacatttcaaatttcaaattttattactttctaAATTATCTTTCTATATTAAAATGACATCTTTCTTCTCACATGGAGACTTCAAAAATTTGCTCATTTTCTCCTTAAATCTAAGCtatttatttttctacctaTTCACAAGGTTTTGTAAATCTAGGAAAGCTCTATATATCGATTGCGTTAGTCTATTTAAGTTTAGAGCATATATACTTATTTgctatttaaaattacttttttgatGATGCATAATTACTCTTTCGTTTTATTCCAATTCATTCTTAATTTGATCACTTCTTCATGCAGCCATCCTTCAGAAGACCTGTACTTAAACTTCGAGTCACCTTTCTACATATTATCTACACTTTTGCATGATCAATTAATTTCCTTTCAGAAATACATCCAATTCGTACATAAGGTTTGAGTTAagtcattaaattttttgaattatgCTCCATCCCTATTTACAAAAACAGGATAATTAGGCAAGAAACGGAGAAATTTCTATTAAATTTAGCTTGAAATGTATCACAGTATAGTTTCTGCTTCATAATTCGCGACTTTATGttaaaagagaaaggaattgCTCGTTTGTAGAAAAAATGACAGATACTGTTTTATATACAAATCTGCCTGATTTATGTCTCGTTTTCTACTTTTTcatctattctttattttaaaattcatgcaAATACAAAGAGGCCACCTCAATGCGTCAATACTCTCCTGTCTCacatataagagaaaaaaaatactaattaaaaatgtgATGCTTAGGAGTTAAAATCCAATTCTCATTGTTGTATGGAAAACGTGATGCTTAGGAGTTGAACATGTTGAAGAGCTTACAATGACTAAAATACAATGATAAGCGGGAAGATGAGGCAGGAAATACTAGACATGGTCACACACCTTGGGAAAACATAACCAGTTATTTCCTGTGGACAGTTTCTGCTTTGTGCAGTTATGAACCCTACAAACTTGCAGTGGATGTGACAATGTTCCAAGAGCGCAGTGCTATTACCAAAATAATATATCAGTCTTTCGAATATTGTTTTCCATAATGTAAATACAGTGTACTCTGGCAGTCCTGCACCAAAATCACAAAAGTTTATCACCTTGGTACCCCCCTTAGATTGTCCTCAACTTAAACAAAACAGGCAATGGTGTAGAAACCGTCTAGTCTTCCAATCATAGCTGaagatattatttttacacagcAGGCTATAAAGGATGCATACACAATATAATTTACACAAAGATTGCCATCCGAGAAAGAAATCAGTTAATCAAACGTactttaaaagaatttcatgaGCAAAGATGAATTCTGAGTCATCAAATTCTTTTATACAATTCAACCTGCCTAAATCAGCATGTATATTTGAAGTCTCTAACCTACTAATTAATACAACAAGATAGTGAAGTACCTGCCGCCATCCAAGGAATCTGCAACCTTCTCTTTCTTAGTCTGCCCATGCATCTCACTGCAATCAGAATGCAGCCTTCTCTTTCGTAGTCTGCTAATATTTCTCTGTATCAAACATAATTTACAAACCAAACTTCTTTGGTCTCAAGAATGTGGAAGAACCCTTTCGTAAACCTGGCATGGAGATTTGCTGCTGATGCTTAGCCAtcttttccttctccttctgtttcctttctttctcaaCCTCTGCTTGCACCTTCTTCAAGTTCTCCATCTCCTCCTCCATAGCTGTTTTCTCTTGTTTTTGTCTCTTCTTATGCTCCAGTAATGATGTATCAGAATCCTTAACAGAGAAAAACATGGGTCCCAGCTCAGCCAGCCACTGGGGCTCCACCGCTGTCGCACACTGCATGTACTCCTTGGTGGTCAGGATTAACTCATGATAAACTACATACTCAGGAGTGCAACCCATACCATATAGAGCACTACTGGGATGAAGATGACACGGCATCCCATTCCTGCAGTTAACATACTCTCCCACACCCTTTAATCTTGCTGAATTGTGGAAGTATGCAGAACAAATTGCTTTCCTGACAATGTCAGTATCCGGCCAACATGAGGTTAAGGGGATCTTTAAAGTCTTCAGAATATCAAGCAGTTGGGATCTAACCTCTCTAGCCTTTCTTAGACCTTTAACATGCAAAAAATGATCGTTGCACCAATCACCTCTGTAATCATGTTGTTTCCATTGCTGATAAACATTGTAGAGGGTTAAATGATCAGACTCTGGCACAAAAAATCTTTCCCGTGCAGCGTCACTCTCCTCTGCCCGGTCCTTGGGTCTAAAGAAAACAGATGGCACTGACAGCATGGAAACAATTGTTAAAACCTCCTCAAGACACCCTAACTGTTCACCCATCAAAAGCATCTTAGCAAGCGGAGGGTCCAGTGGAAATTCAACCATTTTCCACCCAAGATCAGTTAATCCCCCCACATTGTTAAGGGCACCCAACACCCACAACTGGTACATGGAATTGAGAATATTATCTTGAGGAGGTGGATCCATGAAATCAAAATCAAGTAAATTTTCAACTTTAAGAGATTTCAGCAACAAGACCACATTGCCAAGGTTAGTCCTCTGAATCTCTGGAACAGGACTGGGCAACATTTCATTTAGGTAGGCACTCTCGGTATACAACCGATAGCACGTACCAGGGCCAGTTCTACCAGCTCGACCGGCACGCTGGTCAGCAGCAGCACGACTAACAGGGAAGACTTGGAGAGCGTCCATGCCCATCCTAGGGTTATACACCTTCATTTTACCATAGCCCGAGTCTATGACATAGAAGATACCATCGACAGTTAATGATGTCTCAGCAATATTAGTGGCCACAATGCATTTACGGGCTCCGTCTTCAGCTTTCTGGAATATCTTAGCTTGTAAGTCAGCAGGAAGCTGAGAGTATATGGGAAGAATCAAGAGTTTAGGGGCAGCTTTCTTTGAAGATGACACCATCTGCTCCATTCTTTCAGCAAGGGCATAGCAAGCTGCCTCAATCTCATCTTGGCCAGTCATGAAGATAAGGATGTCACCAGCAGGACTGGTTATGTGAATAGTCATAGCCTGCTTCACTGCACCTTCAACATAATCTTCAACTGGAGATTTACTCCATAATATATTCACAGGAAATGTTCGCCCAGGAATATGGAAAATCGGTACACTGCAAGGATGCCACAATTAGGTTGAATCAAACAAAAGTCAATAACAGGAAAGACTGCTAGATGACAAACTGAATTTACCTTCcaaagaaatttgaaaatttctggGCATTCAGAGTTGCTGATGTGACGATCAGCTTGAAATCACGACG contains the following coding sequences:
- the LOC114387889 gene encoding ETHYLENE INSENSITIVE 3-like 3 protein, which translates into the protein MGEIEEIGADVCSDIEVDDIRCPNIAEKDVSDEEIEAEELERRMWKDRIKLKRLKEKQKLEAQQAAEKQKPRQSSDQARRKKMSRAQDGILKYMLKLMEVCKARGFVYGIIPEKGKPVSGSSDNIRAWWKEKVRFDKNGPAAIAKYEADCLAMSEADNSRNGNSQSILQDLQDATLGSLLSSLMQHCDPPQRKYPLEKGIPPPWWPTGNEDWWSQLNLPHGQSPPYKKPHDLKKMWKVGVLTAVIKHMSPNIAKIRRHVRQSKCLQDKMTAKESAIWLGVLSREEALIRQPSSDNGTSGITGVPPGVPVENKQAATSSASNYDVDGTDDGIGSVSSKENRRNHFMVTEPSDNLRRGRKPVQDTDQSEKQPRPKKPRRANDKPPAQADNEILHVEPRSKGININQTEAQVVGVQIHGNEQSNETDSAARPLERGLEVPAQLPVPEVDQYSYLHTNNLVSSESMYMSGKPMHYPELQNPDMHHETTYNLYNPAAGYEPGQDGQQLHSANNEAVRLENDAVSLQGVHMKGDGINGGDLQYFGKDAFQNELDRPMDHSFFGSPLSMSLDFGALGSPFHLDDFVCEDEMIQYFGA